The following coding sequences lie in one Corynebacterium anserum genomic window:
- a CDS encoding ABC transporter permease, whose protein sequence is MLRYVGRRLLQMIPVFFGATLLLYALVFLMPGDPVAALGGDRGLSEGARQRISAEYNLDKPFFIQYLLYLKGIAQLDFGTTFSGQPVSHVMAHAFPVTIKLAIMALIFETVFGILFGFIAGVRRGGIFDSTVLFLSLTVIAVPSFVIGFVLQFVVGVKWGLLPVTVGSKDTFKALLMPAIVLGGLSFAYVLRLTRQSVSENLRADYVRTARAKGLSNGQVMSRHVLRNSLIPVATFVGADLGALMGGAIVTEGIFGINGVGGQIYQAILKGEPTTVVSFTTVLVIVYIIANLLVDLIYAVLDPRIRYA, encoded by the coding sequence ATGTTGCGCTATGTTGGGCGCCGATTGCTCCAAATGATCCCCGTGTTCTTTGGTGCCACGCTGCTCCTATACGCACTCGTCTTTCTTATGCCCGGTGACCCGGTGGCAGCCCTTGGTGGCGACCGTGGCTTGAGCGAGGGTGCTCGCCAGCGAATCAGCGCGGAATACAACCTAGATAAGCCATTCTTTATACAGTATTTGCTATATCTCAAAGGTATTGCGCAGCTGGATTTTGGAACCACTTTCTCCGGTCAACCAGTGTCTCATGTGATGGCACACGCATTCCCGGTCACCATCAAGCTAGCTATCATGGCGCTGATTTTTGAGACCGTTTTTGGCATTTTGTTCGGCTTCATCGCCGGCGTTCGTCGAGGCGGAATTTTCGATTCGACAGTGCTATTCCTGTCTCTGACAGTCATCGCCGTGCCATCGTTCGTGATTGGTTTTGTGCTCCAGTTCGTTGTCGGGGTGAAATGGGGACTGTTACCGGTGACAGTGGGATCGAAAGACACGTTCAAGGCCTTGCTGATGCCTGCGATAGTTTTGGGCGGTCTATCTTTCGCTTACGTGCTACGCCTCACCCGGCAATCGGTCAGCGAAAATCTTCGCGCTGACTATGTGCGTACTGCACGAGCCAAAGGTCTCTCAAATGGGCAGGTGATGAGCCGCCACGTTCTCCGTAACTCTTTGATTCCAGTGGCCACGTTCGTTGGTGCGGACCTCGGTGCTCTCATGGGCGGAGCTATCGTCACCGAAGGTATTTTCGGTATTAATGGCGTCGGTGGTCAGATTTATCAGGCCATCCTGAAGGGGGAACCAACCACCGTAGTGTCATTCACTACAGTATTGGTGATCGTCTACATTATCGCCAACCTGCTCGTTGACCTCATCTATGCCGTTCTTGACCCAAGGATCCGCTATGCCTGA
- a CDS encoding ABC transporter permease, with product MPDINRNIPVSDATDPHPAQDTVINAELRRGQEYYIAETDETGLGAVDAVADESAPTSQWGEAWQYLRKRPMFWIAAILIVLAIALAAVPGLFTSVDPRACTLANSLHGPASGHPLGFDRQGCDILARTIYGARASVLVGVFSTLVVVIIGTIFGALAGFFGGFVDTLLSRLTDIFFAVPLVLAAIVVMQMFKEHRTIWTVVLVLAVFGWTNIARITRGAVMSVKNEEFVTAAKAVGASKFQILTKHILPNAAAPIIVYATVSLGTFIVAEATLSFLGIGLPSSVVSWGGDISAAQASLRTQPMVLFYPAIALGLTVLSFILMGDVVRDALDPKARKK from the coding sequence ATGCCTGATATCAACCGAAACATTCCTGTATCTGATGCCACGGACCCACACCCTGCCCAAGATACGGTGATTAATGCTGAGCTGCGTCGCGGCCAGGAATACTACATCGCGGAAACCGATGAGACAGGCCTGGGTGCTGTGGACGCCGTTGCTGATGAATCTGCCCCTACCTCTCAATGGGGCGAGGCCTGGCAGTATCTTCGTAAGCGCCCGATGTTTTGGATCGCCGCAATTTTGATCGTGTTGGCTATTGCCCTGGCTGCCGTTCCGGGACTGTTCACCAGTGTGGATCCCCGGGCCTGCACCCTTGCTAATTCGCTGCACGGGCCGGCCTCCGGTCACCCACTAGGCTTTGACCGTCAAGGCTGTGACATTTTGGCGCGGACGATTTACGGTGCGCGAGCATCCGTTCTCGTGGGAGTTTTCTCCACGCTTGTCGTCGTCATTATTGGAACGATATTTGGAGCGCTTGCCGGTTTCTTCGGAGGCTTCGTCGATACGCTCCTATCCCGTCTCACCGATATCTTCTTCGCTGTTCCGCTGGTGCTGGCAGCCATCGTGGTGATGCAGATGTTCAAGGAACACCGCACCATCTGGACTGTCGTTCTCGTTCTCGCTGTCTTCGGTTGGACCAACATCGCGCGCATTACCCGCGGTGCAGTGATGAGCGTGAAGAATGAGGAATTCGTGACTGCGGCAAAGGCCGTAGGAGCCTCCAAGTTCCAGATTTTGACTAAGCACATCCTGCCGAATGCCGCAGCGCCGATCATCGTGTACGCCACCGTCTCCCTGGGTACCTTCATCGTCGCGGAGGCAACCTTGTCCTTCCTGGGCATTGGCTTGCCATCGAGCGTGGTGTCATGGGGCGGAGATATTTCAGCTGCCCAAGCATCCCTGCGAACCCAGCCAATGGTGCTGTTCTACCCAGCCATCGCACTGGGTCTTACTGTATTGTCCTTCATCCTGATGGGTGACGTGGTACGCGACGCACTCGACCCAAAGGCACGGAAGAAGTAA